The genome window CACCAAGCTCGTAAATTCCAACCTCAAAAGAAACTCTTGTTCTTGTAGAAGGTTTGGAGAATATCATTCCCAATTTTTTTCCTTCAAGCACTTTATGCTGTTCACCAATTAATCGTTTCTTTTTTAATAATTCGCTCAGCTCAAAGATTTGATAAATTTCTTCAAGTGATAAATGGTTAATTTCAATAAGGCTTTTGCCTTTCATATTGATTGCCATAATTTTCTCCTATTTAGTTTTAAGGTTCATCAAGTTTGAAAGTTAAAAAGTTCATCAAGTTTGAAAGTTAAAAAGTTTATCAAGTTTGAAAGTTAAAAAGTTTATCAAGGTTGAAAGTTAAAAAGTTTATCAAGCTGAAAGTTACAAAGTTTATAAACCTTCCGAACATGACGAGCTTTCCAACTTGACGAACCTTCACTCTTGATGAACTTTCCGAAACTGATGAAGTTTTTTAACTTGCTAACTTTTTACTTGATGAACTATTTAATTATTCTCGTTCCACTGTTTGGAATTCCAAGTTGCGTTGCTTCTGTAATTACAGTTTCTCTTCCAGAATTCTCTACAAATTTAATTGCTGCTAAAATCTTTGGACCCATACTTCCAGCCGGAAACTGACCCTGTTTAAAATACTCTTTTGCTTCCTCAAGATTCAAGACATCAATTTCTTTTTGCGTTGGTTTATTGAAATTTATGCAAACCTTTGCAACATCGGTTAAAATATAATAAGTATCTGCTCCAATTTCGCTCGCAAGTAAAGCAGAAGCCAGATCTTTATCTATCACTGCATCTTCAATTGGTCTGTATGTTTTTTTTTCGTCCAGATAAACCGGAATACCACCGCCACCGCTTGCAATAACAATATGCCCGGCTTTAGCAAGATTGCCAATAATTTCCGCATTAATTATATCTAAAGGAATTGGAGAAGCAACTACTCTTCTCCAGCCGCGTTTTCTTGGATCTTCTTTAAAAATCCAATTATTCGCTTTAGACATTAATTCCGCTTCTTCTTTAAGATAATATGGTCCAACTGGTTTAGAGGGATCTTTGAATGAATCATCATTTCTATCAACAAGCACCTGAGTTAAAATCGTAATGATTTTTTTGTTAATACCATATTCAATTAACAAATTACGCATCTGACGTTCTATCATATATCCAATTTCACCTTGAGAATCGGCTACTGCAATATCGAGTGGCATTTTGGGAATATTGTAAACCGAATAACCGGCATCGCTTCTTAAATAAATATTTCCAACCTGCGGTCCATTACCATGAGTAATTACCAGGTTAAAACCCTGTTCTAAAAGCGGAATTAATTTCTTACACGTGTCGTAACTATTTTGCTCCTGTTCATCGGCTGTACCGGATTGCCCGGCACGAAGTAAGGCGTTGCCGCCAAAGGCAACAACGGCTAACTTAATCATATAATACCTTTTTCCCTAAGAACGCTTTCCACAGTTATTGCACCAATTTCCTGCAATTCATACATAACGCGTGTTGATGGTTTATTCAATTTTAGAATTCTCCCTAAATCGATTGGTGTACCAATTATGACGGAATCGCAATCAGTGTTATTAATGGTTGTTTCAAGATCATTAATTTGATCTTCTCCATAACCCATTGCAGGAAGAAGAATTCCAATCTTTGGATATTTTTCATAAGTGGAAGTTATTGATTTAACGGTATAAGGTCTTGGATCAACTATTTCAGCAGCTCCATAATTCATAGCTGCAATTGTTCCAGCACCATATTCCATTTCACCGTGTGTAAGTGTTGGTCCATCTTCTACAACAAGTACTCTTTTACCTCTTATTAATTCAGGTTTTTCAACAAAGATAGGTGAGGCTGCTTCGATAATTTCTGCATGTGGATTTATAGCACGAATATTATTTCTAACCGTTAATATATTTTTAGCGTCTGCTGAATCAATTTTATTTATAATTGCGGCATCAGCCATTCTTAAAGAGGTATTACCGGGATAATATGTTAATTCGTGCCCAGGACGATGTGGATCTACTACTGTAAATGTAACATCAGCATTATAGAATGAGCAATCATTATTGCCACCATCCCAAAGAATTACATCAGCTTCTTTTTCCGCTTCGGCTAAAATAGCACCGTAATCCACACCTGAATATATAACTCCGCCTCTTGCAATGTGTGGTTCGTATTCTTCAATTTCCTCAATTGTGCAATCGTGAATTTTTAAATCTTCCAATGATCCAAATCTTTGAACTTTTTGTTTTACCAAATCGCCATAAGGCATTGGATGACGAATTGCCACCACTTTCTTTCCAGCTTTTTTAAGAACATCTACAACTTTTCTTGAAGTTTGAGATTT of Ignavibacteriales bacterium contains these proteins:
- the arcC gene encoding carbamate kinase, translating into MIKLAVVAFGGNALLRAGQSGTADEQEQNSYDTCKKLIPLLEQGFNLVITHGNGPQVGNIYLRSDAGYSVYNIPKMPLDIAVADSQGEIGYMIERQMRNLLIEYGINKKIITILTQVLVDRNDDSFKDPSKPVGPYYLKEEAELMSKANNWIFKEDPRKRGWRRVVASPIPLDIINAEIIGNLAKAGHIVIASGGGGIPVYLDEKKTYRPIEDAVIDKDLASALLASEIGADTYYILTDVAKVCINFNKPTQKEIDVLNLEEAKEYFKQGQFPAGSMGPKILAAIKFVENSGRETVITEATQLGIPNSGTRIIK
- a CDS encoding cyclic 2,3-diphosphoglycerate synthase, which gives rise to MSRKNVLIMGAAGRDFHNFNVYYRDNEDYNVVAFTATQIPNIHGRSYPAELAGKLYPNGIKIYEEKELIDLIKKFKVEEVVFSYSDVPFNYVMTKASIVNAAGVSFKLLGAQQTMIKSNKPVIAVLAVRTGSGKSQTSRKVVDVLKKAGKKVVAIRHPMPYGDLVKQKVQRFGSLEDLKIHDCTIEEIEEYEPHIARGGVIYSGVDYGAILAEAEKEADVILWDGGNNDCSFYNADVTFTVVDPHRPGHELTYYPGNTSLRMADAAIINKIDSADAKNILTVRNNIRAINPHAEIIEAASPIFVEKPELIRGKRVLVVEDGPTLTHGEMEYGAGTIAAMNYGAAEIVDPRPYTVKSITSTYEKYPKIGILLPAMGYGEDQINDLETTINNTDCDSVIIGTPIDLGRILKLNKPSTRVMYELQEIGAITVESVLREKGII